The region CTTTGTTTCTGAAGTGAGGATTGGTGCGGAGGAGGGGACTTGAACCCCTATGCCTTGCGGCGCTAGCACCTCAAGCTAGTGCGTCTGCCAATTTCGCCACCTCCGCATGAGGCTCGAACCAGGCTTCCAACAGAGTCGGAAAAAGTTCGAGTGTGACGTGCAATCCGAAGATAAGTATAGCATCCGCGGAAGGCCTGTGGGCACACCGGATTTGCACAACTTACGCGGCAGGGAATCACCCGGCCATTCGCCTAGAAGTGCTCCAGTATCTCCTCGAAAGTCCCCAGTTCCAGCAGGCTCTGGTGAGCGCCGGGCCGGTTCACCACCTCATGCTCCAGCACCCACGTAAAGTCATGCGGAATGAAGATTGCATTCAGCCCTGCGGCCAGTGCCGGATTCACATCGGACTTGGGACTGTTGCCGATCATCCACGTCGTCTCCGCCTCGCAGCCATGCCGCTCCGCCAGTGCGCGGTAGGCCGATTCATGCTTCTCCGCCAGCACCTCTGTACCGGAAAAGTAGCTCTCCAGGCCGGAGCGCTTCAGCTTATCGATCTGCTCATCGTGATCGCCCTTGGTCACCAGCAGCAGCCGATGCCGCCCCTGCAGATTCGCAAGCGTCGCCTGCACGCCCGGCAGCAGCTCGATCTCCTGCTCGTTGATCGAGTTCGCAAACGAGACGATCCGCTCGTGCTGTTCCGGCGTCACCCGCGCTGCCGTCAACTGTTCGAAACAAGTCACCAGCGACTTGCGAAAGCTCTTCAACCCATAGCCATGCGCCGCGATCGTCGCCCGCTCGGTCCGATTCAGATGCTCACGAACCTCGTCCATCGTATGCACGCGATGATCCAGGTAGGAGATGAACGAAGCGATCGCCCGTTCGAAGTAAATATTGTTCTCCCACAACGTATCGTCCGCGTCGAAGAGCAGGGTCTGCCCGC is a window of Granulicella tundricola MP5ACTX9 DNA encoding:
- a CDS encoding HAD family hydrolase — translated: MKTILRSGQTLLFDADDTLWENNIYFERAIASFISYLDHRVHTMDEVREHLNRTERATIAAHGYGLKSFRKSLVTCFEQLTAARVTPEQHERIVSFANSINEQEIELLPGVQATLANLQGRHRLLLVTKGDHDEQIDKLKRSGLESYFSGTEVLAEKHESAYRALAERHGCEAETTWMIGNSPKSDVNPALAAGLNAIFIPHDFTWVLEHEVVNRPGAHQSLLELGTFEEILEHF